The Musa acuminata AAA Group cultivar baxijiao chromosome BXJ3-6, Cavendish_Baxijiao_AAA, whole genome shotgun sequence region TGGGCGCCGTGCACCGTCTCACTGACAACCTGATTCCGCTGAGGCTGCTTGCCGAACTCAAGAGACGACCAGCATCGGCCGAACTTTGTCGCGCTGAAATCCGACATCTACTTAATAAGATCCTTTTTTATGTTCTTAATGATCTGATACTTGTAAGGGAATAAGGTGGTGAATTTATAGGGTTTGGTTGTGGGGTTTAGAGGTGATCAGAATCCCACTAGCTGCACTTGGAAGATGCTCGTGGAGACTTAGCATATAGTAAGTTGGCATATTGGAAGGGCGGAAAGCATTTGGTAGGCATCAAACAGTTGTAGGCTGTGGTGCTTGGAAATGAACATGTGAGAGAGCACAAAAACCAGAGGATTAACTGGTGAGGAGGGAAGCATGATCACTTGCATGGAACTGCAACTGATGCTGCATACCTCAGATGGAATCTCTACCAAGTCACTGTGATCTAATTGCTTGTTACGAGGAAGGAATCCCATTTCCGTCCACATTGCTTGGATGCTTTGCTTGCAGAAGACAAGGACATCCCTCATTTCACAAGCATCTTCTCTTGATACTTCGTTATCCTTGCTCTCACCTTTCCGGTTTGGAGGAGAAGATGGAATGACGTAACACACAAAATAGAACTTCCTAAGGCTGCTTTCTTCTGTGCTCATTTTCTGATGCCATGAGATCTACTTTAAAGGTCATGTCTGCAACACATGCTGAGTAAAGCTTCTCTTTTTCTAATGCAGTGAGAGACTAAACCGGGCTCTACTTCTTGCCGTCGAAGGAAATGGAGTTGTGGTCGGCCGCCACCCACGATTGAGATTCCTTCACACAGAGAGAGCATCTTTCTACAGGCCATGCATGAATCACTTGCAGCAGTAGTGCAGCATCAGCAGCCATGCATGTTGAAGGAAGAGGAAGTGGGGGGTGAGTGCCAGGTTCAATTGCCATGAGGATGATGAAAAGGAAGACAGGTCCAGCAATCGTGGAACTACACACGATTAATTAATCTCACACGAATCAAACACCCGAGCCGATTCCTTCGGAGGAATATTTGATTGATGTCACACAATATTCCAGTGGAATCAAATGCCTTGGCATGTGGAGGTGCTCTGATTTGGTTAGGCACTACAGGAACCGAGGACTCTGGGTGGACTAGTGGAGTCTTTTCCACGTCCACTTTTGCCAGAGTTCACTCTGTTTTGCTGATGGCTTCATTTAGTCGATCCATTTTGCCGAGAACAAATCAACTTGTTACCAGCTTTAGCTTGGTTTGATATGATAAAAGGCAGTAAGTACTAGGGAGTTGCACACACCCTCAGGTCTCAGGTAGGCATCAGCATGGGTTGGTGTTCCATACTTGGGATTGCTCCTCCTTTCCTTGGCAGTGAGTGCCAGTTTTCCCGGTGCCCAAAATTATTACTCCATCAGTAAGTTTTAATCCCATGTGGAATTGAAACAGGAGAAAGAGAAGGGAATAGAATGTATGACGAGAGCAGGTGGCATTCATGCCCTTCATCTACTACACTTAACACTGCCATTACACTGTGCAACACACACTGCATACAGTAAAAGCTTATAAATGAACATACTGCTACTACGTACATTGCTGCTTCTCTTTCTCTCGGTCATTCAATCTATAACGCTAACTATATAGAGAGAGAAAGCTTCTTAGAAGGGTTCTTTGGTTCGTCTGCGAGTGCGCTGACTAGTGAAGAAGGCTGAGAGTCTCCAATGACTTGACCGTCTCGAGCTTGCCGGATATCGGTTGTGCTGGTGGAGGCAGTGAGTTATGCTTGCAGTTTGGGCAAGAAGGAGATGACTTGCACAGCATGACGAGGAGGTGGCAGTTCACGCACACGGCTGCGACCATGTTGCCGGATGAAGAAGACTTGGTTGGCTTCTCTGGACTAGCGGAGGTAGTCTTATTTTCTGAGCTTGCGAAGGTGGCGATGTTGAGCTCCAGGTCTAGCTTTTGCTCCTTGGGTCTGCTCCAGCTCTTTCTCAAGGTCTTTCTGTTCAAGAAGTAAATCCTTCCGGACTGCTACAAGATTGTTGTCAGGTCAACAGAAGGAAATTAAGCAATCCATACGACAAAACCATAATCAAAGTGTTTGATTATAACCACAATGCATGATGCAGAGAATGAGTGGTTGAAGCAGCAAAATTGCAAGACTATGAATCACACTCCAAGATCTTCATGTATTCTTTTCACAAGCTTTAAGGATGGTACTAAGACAGTAGTAGTTGCactagagagcgagagagagagagaggtgatcaCTTGTAGGTCCAAGCACTGCTCCCAATCCAGGGGCAAGGGATCATTGAGCTGGAGGTCAATACTCGTGTGAATCGTAGGGTCATCCCAAgtttgcttcctcttcctcctagGGTTGGCCTCCGACCTTGTAGGTGAGCTATTGGTGCTCTCACTTAAGAGTGACAGGGACGACCCTCCTAGGGAAAGCTCCATCTGATCCATAGCTCACTCGAATCGAGCACCAGGCCTTCCTTCCTGCACCCAAATGGAACATGTATACACACAAAGGAAAGAAGAAGGCTATGATAAAGGAGACGAAGTgtgtacagagagagagagagaaagagagagagagagagagagagagagagagcaaagctTTAGTGAAGAGAAAAGCTGAGGCTGCTCTCCCTTTTAGATTGATGTGGTCATGCAGGAGGAAGGAGAGGGTTGATACTTAAAGAGGGTTCTTAAATAGACTTCATCCAACCCCATTAAAAGGAGCACAGGCCTTGCATTTAAAGTTGATGAGTAGAGTGACCTTAAATGCCTCAAATACCACCGTTTAAATCCTCCCTTGCTTGAACGAGCGATGCTGCTGAATGTAGTTGGTCAACCATGTTAATGTTAAACACATCATTCCATGTGATCCTAACATCATTTTTCTCCGCTAATGATCCCATTAAAATGTTGGCATCCTTCCATCCACCACGACTGTTCATGTTGATGAGAGTAACAGTCGCTTCGTGACCCCATTAAGTTGGCAGTTTGCAATCATTCAATAGTTATTGTAACAGTGTACTTAGACGCTAATCCACAGCAATAACAAAGCGCATGGTTGGTGTTTGGTCACATCAACATAAGCCATGCACGATGCCAAGTTCCTGGTTGATTCTCATCGCTACATGAAAGCAGTTTGTCGATCTTATTTAGTGCCATTGGTCCAAGAAAACTTCGGATGATAGGAAAGCATCGTGTAGATCGATCTCTCATACACCTTACATGGCACCAGAATCCCTATAAATACCACCTCAAGCATTAAACTCCCGCGAAATTTATGAACTGCTTCTTCTTGGTGGGCATTCATGGCCTTGCTCAACCCAAATTCTCACGATGAAGCAAAGAAGacatctgagagagagagagagagagagagagagagagagagaggttaataAATACTTATCGAGAAATGCAGGCTCACCACCGCAGCCACCAAGACGTAGTAAATGGGCAAAGGCTAATGAAGAAGGAACAAATATGGCGTGCAGGAGCTTCCACATATCATGACTGTACGATGGGCAGTGCTCAATGAATTGAGGTGCCAATCTGTGGTCGTTGGGGCTTCAACACATATTTAATGGTGTGAAGTTATATCCATTGACAGTTTAATGTCGCAGC contains the following coding sequences:
- the LOC103988268 gene encoding protein CURLY FLAG LEAF 1-like isoform X1 yields the protein MDQMELSLGGSSLSLLSESTNSSPTRSEANPRRKRKQTWDDPTIHTSIDLQLNDPLPLDWEQCLDLQQSGRIYFLNRKTLRKSWSRPKEQKLDLELNIATFASSENKTTSASPEKPTKSSSSGNMVAAVCVNCHLLVMLCKSSPSCPNCKHNSLPPPAQPISGKLETVKSLETLSLLH
- the LOC103988268 gene encoding protein CURLY FLAG LEAF 1-like isoform X2, giving the protein MDQMELSLGGSSLSLLSESTNSSPTRSEANPRRKRKQTWDDPTIHTSIDLQLNDPLPLDWEQCLDLQSGRIYFLNRKTLRKSWSRPKEQKLDLELNIATFASSENKTTSASPEKPTKSSSSGNMVAAVCVNCHLLVMLCKSSPSCPNCKHNSLPPPAQPISGKLETVKSLETLSLLH